The following coding sequences are from one Manis pentadactyla isolate mManPen7 chromosome 13, mManPen7.hap1, whole genome shotgun sequence window:
- the LOC118921442 gene encoding spermine synthase-like, whose protein sequence is MAAARHSTLDFMLGARVNGETILKGLRSIFQEQGMMELVHTWQDHGYLATYLNKNGSFVNLRIYPHGLVLLDLQSYYSDSQGKEVDSLLNKVEERMKELSQDSTGRVKRLPPIVRGGAIDRY, encoded by the coding sequence ATGGCAGCAGCACGGCACAGCACGCTCGACTTCATGCTCGGCGCCAGAGTGAATGGTGAGACCATTCTAAAAGGCCTCCGGTCCATTTTCCAGGAGCAGGGGATGATGGAGTTGGTACATACCTGGCAGGACCACGGCTATTTAGCGACCTACTTAAATAAAAATGGCAGCTTTGTCAACTTGAGAATTTACCCACATGGATTGGTGTTGCTGGACCTGCAGAGTTACTATAGTGATTCGCAAGGCAAAGAAGTTGATAGTCTTTTGAACAaagtagaagaaagaatgaaagaattgaGTCAGGACAGTACTGGGCGGGTGAAGCGATTACCACCCATAGTTCGAGGAGGAGCCATTGACAGATACTAG
- the LOC130680322 gene encoding spermine synthase-like encodes MGSGREDYTGKDVLILGGGDGGILCEIVKLKPKMVTMVEIDQMVIDGCKKYMRKTCGDVLDNLKGECYQVPVEDWIPVLKRYAREGREFDYVINDLTAVPVSTSPEEDSTWEFLRLILDLSMKVLKQDGKYFTQGNCVNLTEALSLYEEQLKRLYCPVEFSKEIVCVPSYFDLWVFYTVWKKAKP; translated from the coding sequence ATGGGCAGCGGCAGAGAAGATTACACTGGCAAAGATGTGCTGATTCTGGGAGGTGGAGATGGGGGCATATTATGTGAAATAGTCAAACTGAAACCAAAGATGGTCACTATGGTAGAGATTGACCAAATGGTGATTGATGGATGTAAGAAATACATGCGAAAAACGTGTGGTGATGTCTTAGACAATCTTAAAGGAGAGTGCTATCAGGTTCCCGTAGAAGACTGGATTCCAGTACTGAAGAGGTAcgccagagaagggagagagttTGATTACGTGATTAATGATTTGACTGCCGTTCCAGTCTCCACATCTCCTGAAGAAGATTCCACATGGGAGTTTCTCAGGCTCATTCTTGACCTGTCAATGAAAGTACTGAAACAGGATGGGAAATATTTTACACAGGGGAACTGTGTCAATTTGACAGAAGCCCTGTCGCTCTATGAAGAACAGTTAAAGCGCCTGTATTGTCCTGTGGAATTCTCCAAGGAGATCGTCTGTGTCCCTTCATACTTTGATTTGTGGGTATTTTATACTGTCTGGAAGAAAGCTAAACCCTGA